One genomic region from Sphingomonas paeninsulae encodes:
- a CDS encoding phosphoglycerate kinase — MKAFRTLDDIGDVRGKRVLVREDLNAPMDGAKITDDSRLRAAVPTLAELSDAGAIVLVLTHIGRPRPGGDPRLSTALMCNRLASLLGREVMFVSDCIGDSVASALALLQPGAIALLENTRFHAGEEANDPAFVDELAKSGDFYVNDAFSAAHRAHASTEGLAHKLPAFAGRAMEAELDALEKALGKPEHPVAAVVGGAKVSTKLAVLEHLVKQVDHLIIGGGMANTFLAARGVDVGKSLCEHDLIDTANRIFDAADAAGCTVHLPYDVVVAKEFCTNPPIRTINVHEVAPDEMILDIGPAAVEALGDVLKNCRTLVWNGPLGAFETPPFDTATVALACTAAALTRDGSLVSVAGGGDTVAALNQAGCADEFTFVSSAGGAFLEWMEGRELPGVAALT, encoded by the coding sequence ATGAAAGCGTTCAGGACTCTCGACGACATCGGCGATGTTCGTGGCAAGCGGGTGCTCGTTCGAGAGGATCTGAACGCGCCGATGGATGGCGCAAAGATCACTGATGACAGCAGGTTGCGTGCTGCTGTTCCAACGCTGGCTGAGCTGTCGGATGCGGGGGCGATTGTCCTGGTTCTGACGCACATCGGTCGCCCTCGACCCGGCGGTGATCCCCGCCTTTCGACCGCGCTGATGTGCAATCGCCTCGCCAGCTTGCTGGGTCGCGAAGTGATGTTCGTCAGCGATTGTATCGGCGACAGCGTGGCCTCTGCGTTGGCGTTGCTGCAACCCGGTGCCATCGCGCTTTTGGAAAACACCCGCTTCCATGCCGGCGAGGAAGCGAATGATCCGGCATTTGTCGATGAACTCGCAAAATCGGGCGACTTTTACGTCAACGACGCATTTTCGGCGGCGCACCGCGCTCACGCTTCGACCGAAGGCCTTGCTCACAAGCTGCCCGCGTTTGCCGGACGAGCAATGGAAGCCGAACTCGACGCGCTTGAAAAGGCGCTTGGTAAGCCAGAGCATCCTGTTGCCGCCGTCGTCGGAGGGGCAAAGGTTTCGACCAAGCTGGCCGTTCTCGAACATCTTGTGAAGCAGGTCGATCACCTGATTATCGGCGGCGGAATGGCGAACACCTTTCTGGCAGCGCGCGGTGTCGATGTCGGTAAGTCCCTGTGCGAGCATGATCTGATTGATACCGCAAACCGCATTTTCGACGCAGCAGATGCAGCCGGTTGCACCGTTCATCTCCCCTATGATGTCGTGGTAGCAAAAGAATTTTGCACCAATCCGCCGATCAGGACGATCAACGTCCACGAAGTTGCACCCGACGAGATGATTCTGGACATTGGACCTGCGGCAGTCGAAGCGCTTGGCGATGTTCTGAAGAACTGTCGTACATTGGTTTGGAACGGCCCGCTGGGCGCCTTCGAAACCCCGCCGTTCGATACCGCCACCGTTGCGCTCGCATGTACTGCGGCGGCCCTTACACGGGACGGATCACTGGTTTCGGTTGCAGGTGGGGGCGATACCGTCGCCGCGCTCAATCAGGCGGGGTGTGCAGACGAGTTTACTTTCGTGTCGAGCGCGGGCGGTGCCTTCCTCGAATGGATGGAAGGGCGCGAGCTTCCCGGAGTGGCGGCATTGACCTGA
- the gap gene encoding type I glyceraldehyde-3-phosphate dehydrogenase, translated as MTVKVAINGFGRIGRLVARAILERPDCGLELVAINDLADAKSNAMLFKRDSVHGAYPGSVAADGNDLIIDGKRIKVTAERDPANLPHAANNVDIALECTGFFTDRADAQKHLDAGAKRVLISAPGKGVDLTVVFGVNNDKLTGEHVIVSNASCTTNCLAPVAKVLNDSVGIEHGLMTTIHAYTNDQKILDQIHPDMRRARAAGMSIIPTTTGAARAVGEVLPELKGKLDGSAVRVPTPNVSLIDLTFVPSRETTKEEVNQILKSASESGPLKGILAYTDEPLVSVDLNHNPVSSTVDSLETAVIGGKLVRVVSWYDNEWGFSNRMVDTAGAIGKLI; from the coding sequence ATGACGGTTAAAGTTGCGATCAACGGGTTCGGGCGCATCGGTCGTCTCGTCGCACGTGCCATCCTAGAGCGGCCTGATTGTGGCCTCGAACTCGTTGCGATCAACGACCTTGCCGACGCGAAATCGAACGCCATGCTGTTCAAGCGGGATTCGGTTCACGGTGCCTATCCCGGCAGCGTCGCAGCCGATGGCAATGATCTCATCATCGACGGCAAGCGCATCAAAGTTACGGCTGAGCGTGACCCTGCAAACCTTCCTCACGCTGCAAATAACGTCGACATAGCTCTTGAATGCACAGGGTTTTTTACAGACCGTGCCGATGCTCAGAAGCATCTGGACGCTGGCGCAAAGCGCGTGCTGATCTCGGCTCCGGGCAAGGGTGTCGATCTGACCGTTGTGTTCGGCGTCAACAATGACAAGCTGACCGGCGAGCATGTTATCGTGTCGAACGCATCATGCACCACGAACTGCCTTGCACCTGTCGCCAAGGTGCTGAACGATTCGGTTGGTATCGAACACGGTCTGATGACGACCATCCACGCCTATACAAACGATCAGAAAATCCTCGATCAGATCCACCCCGATATGCGCCGCGCCCGTGCCGCAGGCATGTCGATCATCCCGACGACGACGGGTGCAGCCCGTGCAGTTGGCGAGGTTCTTCCTGAATTGAAGGGCAAGCTAGACGGTTCCGCTGTCCGCGTCCCGACGCCCAACGTCAGCCTCATCGACCTGACATTCGTGCCATCGCGTGAGACGACGAAGGAAGAGGTCAACCAGATTCTGAAATCTGCGTCCGAATCCGGCCCGTTGAAGGGCATTCTTGCCTATACCGATGAACCGCTCGTTTCGGTCGATCTCAACCACAACCCCGTCTCTTCGACGGTGGACAGCCTCGAAACCGCAGTCATCGGCGGCAAGCTCGTTCGCGTTGTTAGCTGGTATGACAACGAATGGGGCTTTTCAAACCGCATGGTCGATACCGCAGGCGCAATCGGCAAGTTGATCTGA
- the tkt gene encoding transketolase: MSVTPGRLANAIRALAMDAVEAANSGHPGMPMGMADVATVLFSKYLKFDPQAPKWPDRDRFVLSAGHGSMLVYATLYLTGYEAPTIDDIRNFRKLGSPCAGHPENFELAGIETTTGPLGQGFATAVGMAIAERHLNAVFGDPIVDHHTWVIAGDGCLMEGINHEAVGLAGHLGLGRLIVLWDDNRITIDGATSLSTSEDIPARYRASGWHVESCDGHDSIDIARAFDAAIADPRPTLVACRTIIGKGAPNKQGTSATHGAALGAAEIAAARETLAWPDAPFVIPNDVLQEWRSFGKRGVDARTAWEARLAADTNAAEFTRRMNGEIAGAPAIEAYLAELIAKPANVATRKSSEMALGAITAAMPETIGGSADLTGSNNTKTPATKPLTKDDYSGRYIYYGIREFGMAAAMNGMALHGGLIPYGGTFLVFSDYCRAAIRLSALQETRVVYVMTHDSIGLGEDGPTHQPIEHVMSLRMIPNLHVYRPCDAVEVAECWALALARKDGPSLLALSRQNLPQLRVNVEENLCAKGGYVLRRANAARRVLLLATGSEVSLAIEIADRLEEHGIGADVISLPSWENFHSQSQAYRDEVLPDGPLRVSIEAGTTFGWERYIRDGLRFGVDSFGASAPIEDLYKHFGLTADAITPQIINKLEGNTN; encoded by the coding sequence ATGAGCGTTACGCCGGGCAGACTTGCCAACGCGATCCGTGCCCTTGCGATGGATGCAGTGGAGGCCGCCAATTCAGGCCATCCTGGAATGCCGATGGGTATGGCCGACGTCGCCACAGTATTATTCTCAAAATATCTGAAGTTCGATCCGCAAGCCCCGAAATGGCCTGATCGCGACCGGTTCGTCCTGTCGGCAGGGCATGGGTCGATGCTCGTTTACGCGACGCTGTACCTGACGGGGTATGAAGCGCCGACGATCGACGACATTCGCAATTTCCGTAAGCTCGGCAGCCCATGCGCCGGCCACCCGGAGAATTTCGAACTGGCCGGAATCGAGACGACAACCGGACCGCTGGGGCAGGGGTTTGCCACGGCAGTCGGCATGGCAATCGCAGAACGCCACCTCAACGCTGTGTTTGGCGATCCGATTGTCGATCATCATACATGGGTGATCGCTGGCGATGGCTGCCTGATGGAGGGCATCAACCACGAAGCGGTTGGGCTGGCCGGGCATCTCGGACTTGGACGATTGATCGTATTGTGGGACGATAATCGCATAACCATCGACGGCGCGACAAGCCTTTCCACAAGCGAAGATATACCGGCGCGTTACCGGGCAAGCGGTTGGCATGTCGAAAGCTGCGATGGCCATGATTCGATCGATATCGCGCGCGCGTTCGACGCCGCAATTGCTGACCCACGGCCTACACTGGTCGCTTGCCGCACGATCATCGGCAAGGGTGCCCCAAATAAGCAGGGCACTTCGGCAACGCATGGTGCCGCATTGGGTGCGGCGGAAATTGCCGCCGCTCGCGAAACGCTGGCATGGCCCGACGCACCGTTTGTCATTCCTAACGATGTTTTGCAGGAATGGCGCAGTTTCGGAAAGCGTGGCGTGGATGCGCGCACGGCATGGGAAGCGCGGCTCGCCGCGGATACCAATGCTGCCGAGTTCACACGTCGTATGAACGGCGAGATTGCTGGCGCTCCTGCAATAGAGGCTTATCTTGCCGAATTGATCGCCAAGCCTGCCAATGTGGCGACACGCAAATCGTCGGAGATGGCGCTTGGGGCGATTACTGCTGCAATGCCTGAAACGATTGGTGGTTCGGCCGATCTTACGGGTTCGAACAATACCAAAACACCGGCGACCAAGCCACTGACCAAAGACGATTATTCTGGCCGCTATATCTATTATGGCATCCGCGAATTCGGCATGGCTGCAGCAATGAACGGCATGGCGCTTCATGGGGGCCTCATTCCCTATGGCGGCACGTTCCTGGTGTTTTCTGATTATTGCCGGGCCGCGATCCGGTTGTCGGCGTTGCAGGAGACGCGGGTCGTCTATGTGATGACGCATGATTCGATCGGGTTGGGCGAGGATGGCCCGACGCATCAGCCGATCGAGCATGTCATGTCGTTGCGGATGATCCCGAACCTCCATGTCTATCGTCCTTGCGATGCAGTGGAAGTCGCGGAGTGCTGGGCGCTGGCATTAGCGCGCAAAGACGGCCCTTCGCTCCTCGCGCTGTCGCGTCAGAACTTGCCGCAACTGCGTGTCAACGTTGAGGAAAATTTGTGTGCCAAGGGGGGTTATGTACTCCGCCGTGCCAATGCGGCGCGGCGTGTCCTGCTGCTTGCCACTGGGTCTGAGGTTTCGCTGGCGATCGAAATTGCCGACCGTCTGGAAGAACATGGGATTGGTGCCGATGTGATTTCATTGCCAAGCTGGGAGAATTTCCATTCGCAATCACAGGCTTATCGCGACGAAGTGCTGCCGGACGGTCCCCTGCGTGTGTCGATCGAGGCGGGCACCACCTTTGGCTGGGAACGCTATATTCGTGACGGCCTGCGCTTCGGCGTGGACAGCTTCGGCGCATCGGCGCCGATCGAAGACCTATATAAGCATTTTGGTCTGACCGCAGATGCGATCACGCCGCAGATTATCAATAAACTCGAAGGGAATACCAACTGA
- a CDS encoding cell division protein ZapA, with product MAEVDLKVGGRSYMIACRDGGEEHLHTLARHVDRKAEEARAAVGGMNEVRQILFAALLLADEFAEQSAAAPKAPVDAEVVAALIKLAERVEGIADALESGADSA from the coding sequence ATGGCTGAGGTTGATCTGAAAGTCGGTGGCCGCAGCTATATGATTGCTTGTCGCGACGGCGGCGAAGAACATTTGCACACGTTGGCCCGACACGTAGATCGCAAGGCTGAAGAGGCGCGCGCTGCCGTCGGCGGCATGAACGAAGTGCGCCAGATTCTGTTCGCCGCCCTGTTGCTGGCCGATGAATTCGCCGAGCAAAGCGCCGCCGCTCCGAAGGCGCCCGTTGACGCGGAAGTCGTTGCCGCGCTCATAAAACTTGCCGAACGCGTCGAAGGAATTGCCGACGCCCTTGAGAGCGGAGCCGATAGCGCCTAG
- a CDS encoding 5-formyltetrahydrofolate cyclo-ligase produces MAVPPLISADALSALRRDMRKLRRHIAKAENWRPASLNDELNELISKSSVIGLYAPMSGEPDPTLVPRGQSPKIFSRPALTDENLLEFRQWTHGDREIPSSWGGFQPATSAPVVHPDVIFVPLVAFDGVLNRLGQGGGHYDRYLADNGTALRIGVAWEAQRVDLLPVRPWDVPLDAVITEQNCYTKELQRCLSR; encoded by the coding sequence ATGGCGGTCCCGCCACTTATCTCTGCCGATGCGCTTAGCGCGCTTCGGCGAGATATGAGGAAACTGCGTCGACATATTGCGAAAGCAGAAAATTGGCGACCGGCGTCGCTTAACGATGAGTTGAACGAGCTGATTTCGAAAAGCTCTGTCATCGGTTTATATGCGCCGATGTCCGGTGAGCCCGATCCGACCCTCGTACCCCGCGGTCAATCACCCAAAATATTCTCACGACCGGCGCTGACCGACGAAAATTTGCTCGAATTTCGTCAATGGACTCACGGCGACCGCGAAATACCCTCGTCCTGGGGAGGGTTCCAGCCAGCGACCTCTGCGCCCGTCGTCCATCCCGACGTTATATTCGTGCCTCTGGTCGCGTTCGACGGCGTGTTAAATCGCCTGGGACAGGGCGGTGGGCATTACGATCGCTATCTTGCAGACAATGGCACTGCATTGCGCATCGGCGTCGCGTGGGAGGCCCAGCGGGTGGATTTGCTCCCCGTTCGGCCCTGGGATGTCCCCTTGGACGCGGTCATCACCGAACAAAATTGTTACACAAAGGAATTGCAACGATGCCTAAGCCGATAA
- a CDS encoding DUF2842 domain-containing protein — protein sequence MPKPIKPDPNQPSWRKPAGVFMILGLITIWAVVILALSPIIGALAWPLQAIFYAIAGVIWIMPLRPLLRWIELGTFR from the coding sequence ATGCCTAAGCCGATAAAACCAGATCCGAATCAGCCGAGTTGGCGGAAGCCTGCGGGCGTGTTCATGATTCTCGGACTGATTACGATCTGGGCTGTCGTAATTCTCGCTTTGTCACCCATCATAGGTGCGCTGGCATGGCCGCTACAGGCGATCTTCTACGCAATTGCGGGAGTGATATGGATCATGCCGCTGCGGCCGCTGCTGCGCTGGATTGAGTTGGGCACGTTCCGCTGA
- a CDS encoding DUF11 domain-containing protein — MAIVSATIVFSPPAMATGTSAGTTISNIATATYTNAGGQPVSIPSNKVDLKVDEVLNVKVASTDPGDVSTASGSTNQVLSFSVTNTGNGSEAFRLAPVNAIGGDSFDPATTSLVLDTNHNNVYDPGVDTVYAAGSNDPVLAADASIRVFVLSTIPGTTTDGQRAQTDLTATAVTGTGAPGTVFAGAGDGGSDAIVGASTGVGRDKGFYIVSAATVAFVKSATVADPFGGTKSIPGSIITYTLLATVTGSGAVANLAVGDPVPATTTYVPGSLTLQGTALTDTADTDAGEFTGTSVAARFGTVAAGQSRTVTFKTKIN, encoded by the coding sequence ATGGCGATCGTTTCCGCCACCATCGTATTTTCCCCACCGGCGATGGCAACAGGCACAAGTGCTGGCACGACGATCAGCAACATCGCCACCGCAACCTATACCAATGCGGGCGGTCAGCCGGTTTCGATTCCTTCGAACAAGGTCGATTTGAAAGTCGACGAGGTTCTTAACGTCAAAGTAGCGTCCACCGATCCCGGCGATGTCAGCACCGCTTCCGGCAGCACGAATCAGGTTCTGAGTTTCAGCGTCACGAATACCGGAAACGGATCGGAAGCATTTCGCCTCGCACCGGTCAACGCGATCGGTGGCGACAGTTTCGATCCGGCGACGACATCGCTGGTGCTCGATACCAATCACAACAATGTCTACGATCCCGGCGTCGATACGGTTTACGCGGCAGGATCGAACGACCCCGTGCTTGCAGCCGATGCGTCGATCCGGGTGTTCGTATTATCGACGATTCCGGGAACGACAACCGACGGCCAACGCGCCCAGACCGATCTGACAGCAACGGCTGTAACCGGCACCGGCGCTCCCGGTACAGTGTTTGCCGGTGCGGGTGATGGAGGCAGCGACGCCATCGTTGGTGCATCAACCGGTGTTGGTCGCGACAAGGGCTTTTACATCGTCAGCGCCGCGACGGTCGCCTTCGTGAAAAGCGCGACGGTTGCCGATCCATTCGGCGGTACGAAATCCATACCCGGATCGATCATCACATACACGCTGCTCGCCACGGTAACGGGCAGCGGCGCAGTGGCTAATCTCGCCGTCGGCGACCCAGTGCCCGCCACGACAACTTATGTCCCGGGCAGCCTGACACTTCAGGGAACGGCCCTGACTGACACCGCCGATACCGATGCGGGCGAATTTACAGGCACTTCAGTCGCCGCACGCTTCGGCACCGTGGCTGCAGGCCAAAGCCGAACCGTCACTTTCAAAACCAAGATAAATTAG
- a CDS encoding DUF11 domain-containing protein, whose protein sequence is MTKNTKLLAAASAIAIAAIGAAPAFAAGTAAGSSIVNNVTVNYTVGAVAQTAINASNTFVVDRKITLTVAPLGTTTTSVSPGQTAAVTTFTVTNTSNATLDFGLSVAQQVGGVAPHGGNDNFDVTAPTLYLDTNGNNVYDPGTDTAVTYLDEIAADAQRTVFVVSNIPVGRVTNDIAVVILTAQARDGGAAGTQGAVSTETIGANTAGMDTVLADTAGATDAARDGMFSAKNDYTVSAAALTVLKSSTIISDPLNGMTNPKMIPGATVGYCIQVTNAAGGADASAVTISDTLPTQTSYDSTGGIYVNGIVTAGVCSGGTNTGTITGSTISGTIPTVAAGTTKTVYFQTKIN, encoded by the coding sequence ATGACGAAAAATACCAAGCTCCTTGCCGCAGCCAGCGCCATTGCCATCGCGGCTATTGGTGCCGCTCCAGCATTTGCCGCCGGCACCGCCGCCGGTTCGAGCATCGTCAACAACGTAACGGTTAATTATACTGTCGGGGCCGTGGCGCAGACCGCTATCAACGCTTCGAACACGTTCGTTGTCGATAGGAAGATCACGCTGACCGTCGCACCGCTCGGTACGACGACGACCAGTGTTTCACCGGGCCAGACGGCTGCTGTCACGACCTTCACCGTGACCAACACGTCGAACGCCACACTCGATTTCGGCCTCTCGGTCGCTCAACAGGTGGGTGGCGTCGCGCCTCACGGTGGCAACGACAATTTCGATGTCACTGCGCCGACGCTGTACCTCGATACCAACGGCAACAACGTCTATGACCCCGGTACCGACACGGCTGTCACCTACCTCGACGAGATTGCAGCGGATGCACAGCGCACGGTGTTCGTCGTATCGAACATTCCCGTCGGCCGCGTGACCAACGACATCGCCGTCGTCATCCTGACTGCACAGGCGCGTGATGGCGGAGCCGCCGGCACACAGGGAGCGGTCTCGACCGAAACCATCGGTGCCAACACGGCGGGCATGGATACCGTTCTCGCCGACACCGCTGGCGCAACCGATGCCGCCCGTGATGGCATGTTCTCGGCAAAGAATGATTACACCGTCTCGGCAGCCGCGCTGACCGTACTCAAATCGTCAACCATCATCTCCGACCCATTGAACGGAATGACCAACCCAAAGATGATCCCCGGCGCTACGGTCGGATATTGTATCCAGGTGACCAATGCCGCTGGCGGAGCCGATGCATCGGCCGTTACGATCAGCGATACGCTGCCCACGCAGACGAGCTATGACTCGACCGGCGGCATTTACGTCAACGGGATCGTGACCGCCGGCGTTTGTTCGGGCGGCACCAACACCGGAACGATCACCGGCAGCACCATTTCTGGAACGATCCCTACCGTCGCGGCCGGAACAACCAAGACCGTCTATTTCCAGACCAAAATCAACTGA
- a CDS encoding DUF11 domain-containing protein, with product MTLRLRNPTAFGTIILAGISAPAFAAGTTAGSTITNTVSIGYSVGGVAQTAINASNTFTVDRKITLSVTETGTTTTVVAPGQIAAVTTFTVSNGSNATLDLGLSVAQQVGGTAQHGGTDNFDVTAPTLYVDTNTNGVYDPGTDTVVSYLDEVAADTSRTVFVVANIPVARVNGDIAGVTLTAQARDGGAAGTQGAVSVETTGANTAGQDTVFADLAGATDAARDGQFSARDDYTVSGALLTITKTSKIISDPSNNTTNPKMIPGAIVEYCIQAANAAGGAAATNVAISDMLPTQTTYLTAFGIQINGTVTSGSCDANGTAGGTFSSGTISGTLASIPAGSARTLYFRATIN from the coding sequence ATGACATTGCGCCTTCGCAATCCGACCGCTTTCGGCACGATCATACTCGCCGGCATCAGCGCGCCTGCATTCGCCGCCGGGACGACCGCCGGTTCAACGATCACGAATACCGTTTCGATCGGTTATTCGGTTGGTGGCGTCGCCCAGACGGCGATTAACGCATCCAACACTTTCACCGTCGATCGAAAGATCACGCTGTCGGTCACTGAAACGGGAACGACCACGACCGTCGTTGCACCGGGCCAAATAGCCGCGGTGACGACCTTCACAGTCAGCAACGGATCGAACGCCACGCTCGACCTTGGCCTTTCGGTGGCTCAGCAAGTCGGCGGAACGGCGCAGCATGGCGGCACCGATAATTTCGACGTCACTGCGCCGACCCTGTACGTCGATACCAATACGAACGGGGTTTACGACCCCGGCACGGACACCGTTGTTTCCTACCTCGACGAAGTGGCGGCCGATACATCGCGAACGGTTTTCGTCGTAGCGAATATTCCCGTTGCACGCGTCAATGGCGACATCGCGGGTGTGACCCTGACCGCACAGGCTCGCGACGGCGGTGCTGCCGGTACGCAGGGCGCGGTATCGGTGGAGACGACGGGCGCAAATACGGCCGGTCAGGACACGGTATTTGCCGATCTGGCGGGCGCAACCGATGCGGCGCGCGACGGGCAATTCTCCGCCCGCGACGACTACACCGTCTCAGGAGCGCTCCTGACGATCACAAAGACCAGCAAGATCATCTCAGATCCATCCAACAACACGACCAATCCAAAGATGATCCCCGGCGCAATCGTAGAATATTGCATTCAGGCGGCAAACGCTGCGGGCGGAGCGGCGGCAACGAACGTCGCAATCTCCGATATGTTGCCAACTCAGACGACTTATCTGACCGCATTCGGCATTCAGATCAACGGAACGGTCACCAGCGGCTCATGTGACGCCAATGGCACCGCCGGAGGCACTTTCTCCAGCGGAACCATATCCGGCACGCTGGCGAGCATCCCGGCAGGCTCCGCTCGAACCCTGTATTTCCGGGCAACCATCAACTGA